One genomic region from Mycobacterium basiliense encodes:
- a CDS encoding pyridoxamine 5'-phosphate oxidase family protein, with protein MTAWTTFAAAAPQISTVFTRRHRAAGNLCLLGTIRSDGFPRISPMEPLIFEDRLWLPGMPDTTKFRDLTRNPRFCLHTATVDTKVTDGDAKLWGLAHDVADHALRQRFAAALFEDTGFDLRGEIFALYDTDITGASAVQVRDGHLDITVWNRGGPERVVRKH; from the coding sequence ATGACCGCATGGACCACATTCGCCGCCGCCGCTCCGCAGATCAGCACCGTCTTCACCCGTCGCCATCGCGCCGCCGGCAACCTGTGTTTGCTCGGCACTATTCGTTCTGACGGTTTCCCACGGATCAGCCCAATGGAGCCGCTGATCTTCGAAGACCGGCTGTGGCTCCCGGGGATGCCGGACACCACGAAATTCCGGGATCTCACCCGCAATCCACGGTTTTGCCTGCACACTGCGACCGTCGACACGAAAGTGACCGACGGCGACGCCAAGCTGTGGGGCCTGGCCCACGACGTGGCCGACCACGCGCTACGCCAGCGGTTTGCGGCCGCCCTGTTCGAGGACACCGGATTTGACCTTCGCGGGGAAATCTTCGCCCTCTACGACACAGACATCACCGGAGCATCGGCGGTCCAGGTCCGTGACGGCCATCTGGACATCACGGTGTGGAATCGGGGTGGACCGGAACGGGTGGTGCGCAAGCACTGA
- a CDS encoding Maf family protein yields MTRLVLGSASPARLNVLRQAGVEPLVVISGVDEDAVVAELRSPVAPGDVVRALARAKAEQVAAALNPPFAADAVVVGCDSMLYVNGQLSGKPQSVAEARRQWQSMAGQRGELYTGHCVIRLLDAETVRRTDETTITTVYFGKPSAADLEAYLASGESLQVAGAFTLDGLGGWFVDRIDGDPSNVIGLSLPTLRSLLRRVGLSVAALWAGNAGD; encoded by the coding sequence ATGACCCGGCTGGTGCTCGGGTCCGCCTCACCCGCACGGCTTAATGTCCTGCGCCAGGCCGGGGTGGAGCCGCTGGTGGTGATCTCCGGGGTCGATGAGGACGCTGTTGTCGCCGAACTGAGATCACCTGTTGCGCCCGGCGACGTGGTGCGTGCGTTGGCCCGAGCTAAAGCCGAGCAGGTCGCGGCTGCGCTGAATCCGCCGTTCGCCGCGGATGCGGTCGTCGTCGGCTGCGATTCCATGCTCTACGTCAATGGCCAGTTATCGGGCAAACCGCAGTCCGTCGCCGAGGCGCGCCGGCAGTGGCAGTCAATGGCCGGACAGCGCGGCGAACTGTACACCGGGCACTGCGTCATCCGGCTGTTGGATGCCGAAACAGTGCGCCGTACCGACGAAACAACAATAACCACAGTGTATTTCGGAAAACCCTCAGCGGCCGATCTGGAAGCGTATCTGGCCAGCGGGGAGTCTTTGCAGGTAGCCGGAGCGTTTACCCTTGACGGCCTGGGCGGTTGGTTCGTCGACCGGATCGACGGTGATCCGTCCAACGTGATCGGGCTGAGCCTGCCAACCTTGCGGTCCCTTCTGCGAAGGGTCGGGCTGTCGGTCGCGGCATTGTGGGCAGGCAACGCCGGCGACTAG
- a CDS encoding acyl-CoA carboxylase subunit beta, with product MTSVTDHSAHSAEPAAEHTIDIHTTAGKLAELHKRRAESLHPVGEAAIEKVHAKGKLTARERIYALLDEDSFVELDALARHRSTNFGLESNRPLGDGVVTGYGTIDGRDVCIFSQDATVFGGSLGEVYGEKIVKVQELAVKTGRPLIGINDGAGARIQEGVVSLGLYSRIFRNNILASGVVPQISLIMGAAAGGHVYSPALTDFVIMVDQTSQMFITGPDVIKTVTGEDVTMEELGGAHTHMAKSGTAHYVASGEQDAFDYVRELLGYLPPNNYTDAPRYPAPIPAGPIEDNLTDEDLELDTLIPDSPNQPYDMHEVVTRILDDDEFLEIQAGYAQNILVGFGRIEGRPVGIVANQPTHFAGCLDIDASEKAARFVRTCDCFNIPIVMLVDVPGFLPGTGQEYNGIIRRGAKLLYAYGEATVPKVTVITRKAYGGAYCVMGSKDMGCDVNLAWPSAQIAVMGASGAVGFVYRQKLKEAAQAGQDVDALRLQLQQEYEDTLVNPYIAAERGYVDAVIPPSHTRGYIGTALRLLERKIAQQPPKKHGNIPL from the coding sequence ATGACCAGCGTTACCGACCACTCGGCTCATTCCGCAGAGCCTGCCGCCGAGCACACCATCGATATCCACACCACGGCCGGCAAGCTCGCCGAGCTGCACAAGCGCCGCGCAGAGTCGTTGCATCCGGTCGGTGAGGCCGCCATCGAGAAGGTACACGCCAAGGGCAAGCTGACGGCCCGGGAGCGGATCTACGCGCTGCTGGACGAGGACTCGTTCGTCGAGCTGGACGCGCTAGCAAGGCACCGCAGCACCAACTTCGGCCTGGAAAGCAACCGACCGCTGGGCGATGGCGTAGTGACCGGCTACGGCACCATCGATGGCCGCGACGTGTGCATTTTCAGCCAGGACGCCACGGTGTTCGGCGGCAGCCTGGGCGAGGTGTACGGGGAGAAGATCGTCAAGGTCCAAGAACTGGCGGTCAAAACCGGACGTCCGCTCATCGGCATCAACGATGGCGCCGGCGCACGTATTCAGGAAGGCGTCGTCTCGCTGGGCCTGTACAGCCGGATCTTCCGCAACAACATCTTGGCTTCCGGCGTCGTGCCGCAAATCTCGTTGATCATGGGGGCGGCCGCGGGTGGACACGTTTACTCTCCCGCGCTCACCGATTTTGTCATCATGGTCGACCAGACCAGCCAGATGTTCATCACCGGGCCCGACGTCATCAAGACTGTCACCGGCGAGGACGTCACCATGGAAGAACTCGGTGGCGCCCACACCCACATGGCCAAGTCCGGTACCGCGCACTACGTGGCCTCCGGTGAGCAGGACGCGTTCGACTACGTGCGCGAACTGCTCGGCTACCTGCCGCCCAACAACTACACCGACGCGCCGCGCTACCCCGCGCCTATTCCCGCGGGGCCCATTGAGGACAACCTCACCGACGAGGACCTCGAGCTGGACACGTTGATCCCGGACTCACCCAACCAGCCCTACGACATGCACGAGGTGGTCACCCGCATCCTCGATGACGACGAGTTCCTGGAGATCCAGGCCGGTTATGCCCAAAACATCCTGGTCGGTTTCGGGCGGATCGAGGGCCGACCGGTAGGCATTGTCGCCAACCAGCCGACGCACTTCGCGGGTTGCCTGGATATCGACGCCTCGGAGAAGGCCGCTCGATTTGTGCGAACTTGCGACTGCTTCAACATCCCAATCGTGATGCTGGTCGACGTTCCAGGCTTCCTGCCGGGTACCGGCCAGGAATACAACGGCATCATTCGGCGCGGCGCCAAGCTGCTCTACGCCTACGGTGAGGCCACCGTGCCCAAGGTCACCGTCATCACCCGCAAAGCCTACGGCGGCGCCTACTGCGTGATGGGCTCCAAGGATATGGGTTGCGATGTCAACCTGGCCTGGCCCTCCGCGCAGATTGCGGTGATGGGCGCCTCCGGCGCGGTCGGATTCGTCTATCGACAGAAGCTGAAGGAAGCGGCCCAAGCCGGCCAGGATGTCGATGCGCTACGGCTGCAGCTGCAGCAGGAATACGAGGACACCCTGGTCAACCCGTACATCGCTGCCGAACGCGGCTACGTCGACGCGGTCATCCCCCCGTCGCACACCCGCGGCTACATCGGCACTGCGCTGCGCCTGCTGGAACGCAAGATCGCGCAGCAGCCGCCAAAGAAGCACGGGAATATTCCCCTGTGA
- a CDS encoding biotin--[acetyl-CoA-carboxylase] ligase — protein MDVHALRDEVLGAESAWRQLDVVEQTGSTNADLLARAAAGVDIGASVLIAEHQTAGRGRLGRSWSAAPRAQLTMSVGVVVRDVPTVRWGWLPLATGLAVLDAVAPLLAPTAVETGLKWPNDVLAGSAAAKAKLAGILVEIAQPFAVIGVGLNVTQAPEEVDGPGATSLFDLGVSAPDRDQLACRLLRELAARIAQWRLADPQLITAYRAVSLTIGSRVCAQLPGGRELVGTALDIDEQGRLCVQTRAGGPDASQESVLVSAGDVVHLR, from the coding sequence CTGGATGTGCATGCGCTGCGCGACGAGGTGCTCGGCGCGGAATCGGCGTGGCGACAACTCGATGTCGTCGAGCAGACCGGTTCCACCAACGCCGATCTGCTGGCACGCGCGGCCGCAGGAGTCGACATCGGCGCGAGTGTGCTGATCGCCGAACACCAGACCGCCGGGCGGGGGCGTCTTGGTCGCAGCTGGTCGGCGGCGCCCCGGGCGCAGCTCACCATGTCGGTCGGCGTGGTTGTGCGCGACGTCCCGACGGTGCGGTGGGGCTGGCTGCCCCTGGCCACCGGATTGGCGGTGCTCGACGCCGTGGCCCCCTTGCTGGCGCCCACCGCCGTCGAAACGGGCCTGAAGTGGCCCAACGACGTCTTGGCCGGCTCGGCAGCCGCCAAGGCGAAGCTGGCGGGCATTCTGGTCGAGATCGCACAGCCGTTCGCCGTGATCGGTGTGGGCCTCAACGTCACACAGGCGCCGGAGGAGGTCGACGGTCCCGGGGCGACCTCTCTGTTCGACCTCGGTGTCTCCGCGCCCGATCGCGACCAACTTGCCTGCCGGCTCCTGCGCGAGCTGGCGGCGCGGATCGCCCAGTGGCGGCTAGCCGATCCGCAGCTGATCACCGCCTACCGGGCCGTCAGCCTGACGATTGGCTCGAGGGTGTGCGCTCAGCTGCCCGGTGGCCGTGAACTGGTCGGCACCGCGTTGGACATCGACGAACAGGGCCGGCTGTGTGTGCAAACCCGCGCCGGCGGGCCAGACGCATCGCAGGAGAGCGTCTTGGTTTCGGCCGGCGACGTGGTGCATTTGCGGTAG
- a CDS encoding PH domain-containing protein, which produces MRYPDNSMAAGERVVLHRHPHWNRLIWPVVVLILVTGLAALGSGFVNSTPWQQLAKNIIHGVIWGIWLVIVGWLTLWPFLTWLTTHFVVTNRRVMYRSGVLTRSGIDIPLARINSVEFRDRILERMFRTGTLIIESASHDPLEFYNIPRLREVHALLYHEVFDTLGSEEAPS; this is translated from the coding sequence ATGCGCTATCCGGACAATTCCATGGCTGCGGGTGAGCGGGTCGTCCTGCATCGTCACCCACACTGGAATCGGTTGATCTGGCCGGTCGTGGTGCTGATTCTGGTTACCGGGCTGGCCGCATTGGGGTCAGGGTTCGTCAACTCCACCCCGTGGCAGCAGCTGGCGAAGAACATCATTCACGGTGTCATTTGGGGCATCTGGCTGGTGATCGTTGGCTGGCTCACGCTCTGGCCGTTCCTGACTTGGCTGACCACACATTTCGTGGTGACCAATCGGCGGGTGATGTATCGGAGCGGAGTGCTCACCCGAAGTGGGATCGACATACCGTTGGCGCGGATCAACAGTGTGGAGTTCCGGGACCGGATTCTCGAACGGATGTTTCGCACCGGGACGCTGATTATCGAGTCAGCGTCACATGATCCGCTGGAGTTCTACAACATTCCGCGCCTGCGTGAAGTGCACGCGCTGCTGTATCACGAGGTCTTTGACACCCTGGGTTCAGAGGAAGCCCCCAGCTGA
- a CDS encoding GtrA family protein, whose translation MSFADATIARLPGVVQPYAQRHHELIKFAIVGGTTFIIDSAIFYTLKLTILEPKPVTAKVIAGIVAVIASYVLNREWSFRDRGGRERHHEALLFFAFSGVGVLLSMAPLWISSYVLQLRVPMVSLTLENIADFISAYIIGNLLQMAFRFWAFRRWVFPDEFARNPDKALESALTAGGIAEVFEDEIEGGNVTLLRSWRHRAGRANRADLRSAAQLGASSEPRVSKTS comes from the coding sequence GTGTCCTTTGCCGATGCCACGATCGCGCGTCTTCCGGGGGTGGTTCAGCCCTACGCGCAGCGTCACCATGAACTGATCAAATTTGCCATCGTCGGCGGCACCACGTTCATCATCGACTCAGCGATCTTCTACACGCTGAAGCTGACCATTCTGGAACCCAAGCCGGTCACCGCAAAGGTAATCGCCGGGATCGTCGCGGTCATCGCCTCCTACGTGTTGAACCGGGAATGGAGCTTCCGCGACCGCGGCGGCCGCGAGCGCCACCATGAGGCGCTGCTGTTCTTCGCCTTCAGCGGCGTCGGGGTGCTGTTGAGCATGGCGCCGCTATGGATCTCCAGCTACGTCTTGCAGCTGCGGGTGCCCATGGTGTCACTGACCTTGGAAAACATCGCGGACTTCATCTCGGCCTACATCATCGGCAACCTGTTGCAGATGGCGTTCCGCTTCTGGGCTTTCCGGCGCTGGGTGTTCCCCGACGAGTTCGCGCGCAACCCGGACAAGGCGCTGGAATCGGCCCTCACCGCGGGCGGCATCGCCGAGGTCTTCGAGGACGAGATCGAGGGCGGCAACGTCACCCTGCTGCGCTCCTGGCGTCATAGGGCCGGCCGGGCCAACCGCGCGGATCTGCGGTCGGCGGCTCAGCTGGGGGCTTCCTCTGAACCCAGGGTGTCAAAGACCTCGTGA
- a CDS encoding 5-(carboxyamino)imidazole ribonucleotide synthase, producing the protein MMAVPKPRTPVVAMIGGGQLARMTHQAAIALGQNLRVLAEGADDPAAQVTPNVVLGSHTDLEDLRRVAAGADVLTFDHEHVPAELLDKLVAEGVSVAPPPHALVHAQDKLIMRHRLQELGVPVPRYVGIDRLDGLAELDAFAGRVDAPLVVKAVRGGYDGRGVRMARDLADARDIARDYLAGGVPVLVEERVQLRRELSALVARSPFGQGAAWPVVETVQRNGICVLVIAPAPALSDDSAGAAQRLALRLAAELGVVGVLAVELFETTEGTLVVNELAMRPHNSGHWTMDGSRTSQFEQHLRAVLDYPLGDTDAIVPVTVMANVLGAAQPPAMALDERLHHLLARMPDARVHLYGKMERPGRKVGHINLLGMDPASVAVLGERAELAAHWLSHGQWTDGWDPHAVGDDGERGEAKERRI; encoded by the coding sequence ATGATGGCCGTGCCGAAACCCCGCACCCCCGTGGTCGCCATGATTGGCGGTGGCCAACTAGCCCGAATGACCCATCAGGCCGCGATCGCGCTGGGGCAGAACCTGCGCGTGCTGGCCGAGGGGGCCGACGATCCCGCAGCGCAGGTGACGCCCAACGTGGTGCTCGGATCGCACACCGATCTGGAAGACCTGCGCCGTGTCGCTGCCGGAGCCGACGTGCTGACATTCGATCACGAGCACGTGCCCGCCGAATTGCTGGACAAGCTGGTGGCCGAAGGTGTGTCGGTGGCACCACCCCCACACGCTTTGGTACATGCCCAGGACAAGCTCATCATGCGACACCGGCTGCAGGAGCTGGGTGTGCCGGTGCCGCGATATGTGGGCATCGACCGTCTCGATGGCCTGGCGGAACTCGACGCATTTGCCGGGCGGGTAGACGCACCGCTGGTGGTCAAGGCGGTACGGGGCGGCTACGACGGCCGTGGCGTGCGGATGGCCCGCGATCTGGCGGATGCCCGCGACATCGCCCGCGACTACCTGGCTGGCGGAGTCCCGGTGCTGGTTGAGGAGCGAGTGCAGCTGCGCCGGGAGTTGTCGGCGCTGGTGGCGCGCTCGCCATTCGGCCAAGGCGCGGCGTGGCCGGTGGTGGAGACGGTGCAGCGGAATGGCATCTGCGTGCTGGTTATCGCGCCCGCGCCGGCGTTGTCCGACGATTCGGCCGGCGCCGCGCAGCGGCTGGCCTTGCGGCTGGCCGCCGAGCTCGGAGTGGTCGGTGTGCTGGCCGTCGAGCTTTTCGAGACCACCGAGGGCACCTTGGTGGTCAACGAGCTCGCGATGCGCCCGCACAACTCCGGCCACTGGACCATGGACGGGTCGCGGACCAGCCAATTCGAGCAGCACTTGCGTGCGGTGCTGGACTACCCGCTCGGGGACACCGACGCCATCGTCCCGGTGACGGTGATGGCCAACGTGCTGGGTGCGGCCCAGCCGCCGGCGATGGCCCTGGATGAGCGGTTGCATCACCTGCTGGCACGCATGCCCGATGCCCGGGTGCACCTGTACGGCAAGATGGAACGCCCCGGGCGCAAGGTGGGGCACATCAACTTACTCGGCATGGACCCGGCAAGCGTCGCCGTGCTGGGTGAACGGGCGGAGCTAGCGGCACACTGGTTGTCACACGGACAGTGGACGGACGGATGGGATCCGCACGCGGTCGGTGACGATGGGGAGCGCGGCGAGGCGAAGGAGCGGCGGATATGA
- the purE gene encoding 5-(carboxyamino)imidazole ribonucleotide mutase, protein MTRQARVAVIMGSDSDWSVMADAATALAEFDIPIEVRVVSAHRTPDVMFDYARGAADRGIEVIIAGAGGAAHLPGMVASATPLPVIGVPVPLARLDGLDSLLSIVQMPAGVPVATVSIGGARNAGLLAVRILGSTDPRLRARIVAFQDQLAQTVRAKDAELQRLAGKLTRD, encoded by the coding sequence ATGACCCGACAGGCCCGGGTCGCGGTGATCATGGGCAGCGACAGCGACTGGTCGGTGATGGCCGATGCCGCCACGGCGCTGGCCGAATTCGACATCCCGATCGAGGTTCGGGTGGTTTCCGCGCATCGCACCCCGGATGTGATGTTCGACTACGCGCGCGGCGCCGCCGACCGCGGCATTGAGGTGATCATCGCCGGCGCCGGCGGTGCGGCCCACCTGCCCGGCATGGTCGCCTCCGCCACGCCGCTGCCGGTGATCGGGGTGCCGGTGCCGCTGGCGCGGCTCGACGGCCTGGACTCGCTGCTGTCGATCGTGCAAATGCCGGCCGGGGTGCCGGTGGCCACGGTGTCCATCGGCGGTGCCCGCAACGCCGGCCTGCTGGCCGTGCGGATACTGGGATCAACCGATCCGCGGTTGCGGGCACGGATCGTCGCATTTCAAGACCAGCTGGCACAGACCGTGCGGGCCAAGGATGCGGAACTGCAGAGGCTTGCGGGTAAGTTAACCCGCGACTAG
- a CDS encoding acyl-CoA dehydrogenase has product MAGWAGNPTFDLFQLPEEHQELRAAIRALAEKEIAPHAADVDENSRFPQEALEALNASGFNAVHVPEEYGGQGADSVAACIVIEEVARVDTSASLIPAVNKLGTMGLILRGSDDLKKQVLPSLADGSAMASYALSEREAGSDAGSMRTRAKADGDDWILNGAKCWITNGGKSTWYTVMAVTDPDKGANGISAFMVHKDDEGFAVGPKERKLGIKGSPTTELYFENCRVPGDRIIGEPGTGFKTALATLDHTRPTIGAQAVGIAQGALDAAIAYTKDRKQFGQAVSDFQAVQFMLADMAMKVEAARLMVYSAAARAERGESNLGFISAASKCMASDVAMEVTTDAVQLFGGAGYTVDFPVERMMRDAKITQIYEGTNQIQRVVMSRALLR; this is encoded by the coding sequence ATGGCTGGTTGGGCCGGAAACCCGACATTCGATTTGTTCCAGCTCCCTGAGGAGCACCAGGAGTTGCGGGCGGCGATTCGTGCACTGGCGGAAAAGGAAATCGCTCCGCACGCCGCGGACGTGGACGAGAATTCGCGGTTCCCGCAGGAGGCCTTGGAGGCGCTGAATGCATCGGGCTTCAACGCCGTGCACGTGCCCGAGGAGTACGGCGGCCAGGGTGCCGACTCGGTGGCTGCCTGCATTGTCATCGAAGAGGTCGCCCGGGTCGACACATCGGCGTCGCTCATCCCCGCGGTCAACAAGCTGGGCACCATGGGTCTGATCCTGCGCGGCTCAGACGACCTCAAAAAGCAGGTATTGCCATCGCTGGCCGATGGCAGCGCGATGGCCTCCTACGCCCTGAGTGAGCGCGAGGCAGGTTCGGATGCCGGGTCGATGCGCACCCGCGCCAAGGCGGACGGTGACGACTGGATCCTCAACGGCGCGAAGTGCTGGATCACCAACGGCGGTAAATCAACGTGGTACACCGTGATGGCGGTGACCGATCCGGACAAGGGTGCCAACGGTATTTCGGCGTTCATGGTGCACAAGGACGACGAAGGCTTTGCGGTCGGCCCCAAGGAACGCAAGCTGGGTATCAAGGGCTCGCCCACCACCGAGCTGTACTTCGAGAACTGCCGGGTTCCCGGTGACCGGATCATTGGTGAGCCGGGCACCGGTTTCAAGACCGCGTTGGCCACCCTGGATCACACTCGCCCGACCATCGGTGCCCAGGCGGTAGGTATCGCGCAGGGGGCTTTGGATGCCGCGATCGCCTACACCAAGGACCGCAAGCAGTTCGGGCAGGCGGTGAGTGATTTCCAGGCGGTGCAGTTCATGCTCGCCGACATGGCGATGAAGGTGGAGGCCGCCCGATTGATGGTTTACAGCGCTGCCGCCCGCGCCGAGCGCGGCGAATCGAACCTGGGGTTCATCTCAGCGGCGTCGAAGTGCATGGCCTCAGATGTGGCGATGGAAGTCACCACCGACGCGGTGCAGTTGTTCGGCGGCGCCGGCTACACCGTCGATTTTCCGGTCGAGCGGATGATGCGGGACGCCAAAATCACCCAGATCTACGAGGGCACCAACCAGATCCAGCGCGTGGTGATGTCGCGGGCGCTGTTGCGCTGA
- a CDS encoding SulP family inorganic anion transporter, whose product MSTAIKKPVDTPESRSRSILTDLRHDFPASLVVFLVALPLSLGIAIASGAPLMAGLIAAVVGGIVAGSLGGSSVQVSGPAAGLTVVVAGLIDQVGWPMLCLMTIGAGVLQIAFGLSRLARAALAIAPVVVHAMLAGIGVTIALQQVHVLMGGSSHSSAWQNIAALPNGVLHHELHEVIVGATVIVILLAWSKLPARVRIIPGPLVAIAGATALSLVIDLHVERINLSGNFFEAIQLPHLAQLAPNGQPWSTDISVIAVGVLTIALIASVESLLCAVGVDKLHQGPRTNFNREMIGQGSANVVSGVLGGLPVTGVIVRSSANVAAGARTRMSAVLHGVWVLLFASLFTNLVELIPKAALAGLLIVIGAQLVRLAHIKIAWRTGNFAIYAITIVCVVFLNLLEGVIIGLAVAIAFLLIRVVRAPIEAQLVSEEAKHWRVDIDGTLSFLLLPRLTKVLSTLPKATDVTLTLNADYIDHSISEAISDWKTAHEATGGTVTIIEHSPANLVSAHSSPPKRHYVSKSGPWPSRRDKQPDNDASILDGVEEYHRNGVNTLHHHVPELIDPANPDTVFLTCADSRILPDVITASRPGDLYIVRNVGNLVPTDPAERSVDAALDFAVNQLGVSSVVVCGHSSCRAMAALLENGGNSATPMDQWLAHAGESLAAYRDHHPARLSAMSNGFGEVDQLAIVNVSVQLERLARRPILAAALASGAVKVHGIFFDFNTVHVHEVNGSGIVSSAQPLSKQ is encoded by the coding sequence ATGAGCACCGCTATCAAGAAACCCGTCGACACCCCGGAATCGCGGTCTCGGTCGATCCTGACCGATCTGAGGCACGACTTTCCCGCGTCTCTGGTGGTCTTCCTGGTCGCACTGCCGCTCTCGCTAGGAATCGCCATCGCCTCCGGGGCTCCGCTGATGGCCGGCTTGATCGCTGCAGTGGTGGGTGGCATCGTCGCCGGATCGCTGGGCGGGTCGTCGGTTCAGGTCAGTGGTCCGGCCGCGGGTCTGACCGTGGTGGTCGCCGGACTGATCGATCAGGTCGGTTGGCCGATGTTGTGCCTAATGACCATCGGCGCGGGTGTGCTGCAGATCGCATTCGGCCTGAGCCGGTTGGCGCGCGCGGCGCTGGCCATCGCCCCGGTCGTGGTGCACGCCATGCTGGCGGGCATCGGTGTCACCATCGCATTGCAGCAGGTTCACGTTCTGATGGGCGGTTCGTCGCACAGCTCCGCGTGGCAAAACATCGCCGCGTTGCCGAACGGCGTCCTCCATCACGAACTGCATGAAGTGATCGTTGGCGCAACGGTCATCGTCATCTTGTTGGCGTGGTCGAAGCTGCCCGCGAGGGTGCGCATCATTCCCGGCCCACTGGTCGCTATCGCCGGGGCGACCGCGCTGTCGCTGGTTATCGACCTGCACGTGGAGCGAATCAACCTTTCCGGCAACTTCTTCGAGGCGATCCAGCTACCCCATCTGGCCCAGCTGGCCCCCAACGGGCAGCCGTGGTCCACGGACATCAGCGTCATAGCCGTCGGTGTCCTGACAATCGCGCTCATCGCCAGCGTCGAATCGCTGCTGTGCGCGGTCGGCGTCGACAAACTGCACCAGGGACCGCGCACGAATTTCAACCGGGAAATGATCGGGCAGGGCAGCGCCAACGTGGTGTCCGGAGTGCTGGGTGGCCTGCCCGTCACCGGGGTCATCGTGCGCAGCTCGGCCAACGTGGCCGCCGGCGCTCGCACCCGAATGTCAGCGGTGCTGCACGGCGTATGGGTCCTGCTGTTTGCCTCGCTCTTCACCAACCTTGTGGAGCTCATACCCAAGGCGGCGCTGGCCGGCCTGCTCATCGTGATCGGCGCCCAGCTCGTCCGATTGGCCCACATCAAGATCGCCTGGCGCACCGGCAACTTCGCGATCTACGCCATCACCATCGTGTGCGTCGTCTTTCTCAATTTGCTGGAGGGCGTGATTATCGGGCTTGCCGTTGCGATCGCCTTCCTGCTGATCCGGGTGGTACGCGCTCCCATTGAGGCCCAGCTGGTAAGCGAGGAAGCCAAGCATTGGCGCGTCGATATCGACGGCACGTTGAGCTTCTTGCTGTTGCCACGTCTGACCAAGGTGCTCTCCACGCTGCCGAAGGCAACGGACGTGACGCTGACACTGAACGCGGATTACATCGATCACTCCATCTCCGAAGCCATCTCCGATTGGAAGACTGCCCACGAAGCGACCGGCGGCACGGTGACCATCATCGAGCACTCGCCGGCAAACCTGGTCAGCGCCCACAGCAGCCCACCAAAACGTCACTACGTTTCCAAGTCTGGACCGTGGCCCTCCCGACGCGACAAGCAGCCGGACAATGACGCCTCCATACTCGACGGCGTCGAGGAATACCACCGCAATGGCGTTAACACGCTGCACCACCACGTGCCCGAGCTGATAGATCCGGCGAACCCGGACACGGTGTTCCTCACCTGTGCCGATTCCCGAATCCTGCCCGACGTCATCACCGCGAGCCGGCCCGGTGACCTCTACATCGTGCGAAACGTCGGCAACTTGGTACCCACCGACCCGGCCGAACGGTCGGTCGACGCCGCGCTGGACTTCGCGGTCAACCAGCTTGGCGTGAGTTCGGTTGTCGTCTGCGGACATTCGTCGTGCCGCGCGATGGCGGCACTACTGGAGAACGGCGGCAACTCCGCGACCCCGATGGACCAGTGGCTAGCACATGCCGGCGAAAGCCTGGCCGCATATCGGGATCACCATCCGGCGCGGCTGAGCGCGATGTCCAACGGCTTCGGCGAGGTGGACCAGCTGGCGATCGTCAACGTGTCCGTCCAGCTTGAACGGCTCGCTCGCCGTCCAATCTTGGCGGCCGCATTGGCTTCTGGCGCGGTCAAGGTCCACGGTATTTTCTTCGATTTCAACACGGTCCACGTCCATGAGGTGAATGGGAGCGGCATCGTCTCGTCCGCTCAACCACTGAGCAAACAATAA